Proteins from a genomic interval of Youhaiella tibetensis:
- a CDS encoding LacI family DNA-binding transcriptional regulator, protein MTERRDGVTISQVAKAAGVARSSVSRAFTKPDMLSPQTVQRILQVADELGYVPNHTARALSTGRHGNVALIVPDVANPFFPPLIRAAQMEADRFDFCVFLGNSDEKAKQEDKLVGRFSGQVEGLILASSRLSDDHIRAHAALRPLVLINRDVEGIPRILIDSGSGVSEAVAHLAELGHKSLVYVSGPSSSWSNAQRRSAVRKSATALGLQVQTIAATVPSFQAGRDAVPAIIKSGATAVVAFDDLMAQGILAGLSEAGLKVPQAFSVVGCDDVLGAATYPPLTTVSNRSVEAGKAAFSLLMDMLNNGAIRDVRYMLETHVVVRETTGPAPR, encoded by the coding sequence ATGACCGAACGTCGGGACGGAGTGACGATCAGCCAGGTGGCCAAGGCCGCCGGAGTCGCCCGTTCGAGCGTTTCGCGTGCTTTCACCAAGCCCGACATGCTCAGCCCGCAGACGGTGCAGCGCATTCTCCAGGTCGCGGACGAACTGGGCTACGTGCCCAACCATACGGCGCGCGCCCTTTCGACCGGGCGGCACGGCAATGTGGCGCTGATCGTCCCGGACGTCGCCAACCCCTTCTTCCCTCCCCTCATCCGCGCCGCGCAGATGGAGGCCGATCGCTTCGATTTCTGCGTCTTCCTGGGCAATTCCGACGAGAAGGCCAAGCAGGAAGACAAGCTCGTCGGCCGCTTTTCCGGCCAGGTCGAGGGCCTGATCCTCGCCTCCTCGCGCCTTTCGGACGACCATATCCGCGCCCATGCCGCGCTGCGCCCGCTCGTGCTCATCAACCGCGATGTGGAAGGAATCCCCCGCATTCTCATCGACAGCGGCTCGGGCGTCAGCGAGGCCGTCGCGCACCTCGCCGAGCTTGGCCACAAGTCGCTGGTCTACGTCTCGGGCCCCTCCAGTTCCTGGTCCAATGCGCAGCGCCGCTCCGCCGTCCGCAAGTCGGCCACCGCGCTCGGGCTCCAGGTGCAGACGATCGCCGCCACCGTGCCTTCGTTCCAGGCCGGACGCGACGCGGTCCCCGCCATTATCAAGTCCGGCGCCACCGCCGTCGTCGCCTTCGATGACCTCATGGCGCAGGGCATTCTCGCCGGGCTGAGCGAAGCGGGTCTCAAGGTCCCCCAAGCCTTCAGCGTCGTCGGGTGCGACGACGTCCTGGGGGCGGCAACCTATCCGCCGCTGACCACGGTCTCGAACCGTTCGGTCGAGGCCGGCAAGGCTGCCTTCTCCCTCCTTATGGACATGCTCAACAACGGCGCCATCCGCGACGTGCGCTACATGCTGGAAACCCACGTAGTGGTGCGCGAGACCACGGGGCCCGCACCCCGCTAG
- a CDS encoding 6-phosphogluconolactonase — MGAAGARDVAAALIERLAAQPEVRMIFAAAPSQADMLAALCAVPGIDWTRVTAFHMDEYIGLPAGAPERFASWLDAHVFSRLPFKAVHRIVPEPDAEAEVARYAALLNEAPIDFICLGIGVNGHIAFNDPPVADFNDPLDVKVVVLDDICRQQQVDDDCFERFEDVPERAVTLTIPRLLRAGRLFCVVPGSAKRAAVEATLRGPVTTDCPASILRQHPDCTLYLDAESDPDA; from the coding sequence ATGGGCGCCGCCGGCGCGCGCGACGTCGCGGCGGCCCTGATCGAGCGCCTGGCCGCGCAGCCCGAAGTGCGCATGATCTTTGCGGCGGCCCCGAGCCAGGCCGACATGCTCGCGGCGCTTTGCGCCGTACCCGGGATCGACTGGACCCGCGTCACCGCCTTCCACATGGACGAGTATATCGGGCTGCCTGCCGGCGCTCCCGAGCGCTTTGCGAGCTGGCTGGATGCTCATGTCTTCTCGCGCCTGCCGTTCAAGGCGGTGCATCGCATCGTGCCGGAGCCCGATGCCGAGGCGGAAGTGGCGCGCTACGCGGCCCTTCTCAACGAAGCCCCGATCGACTTCATCTGCCTGGGGATCGGCGTCAACGGACACATCGCCTTCAACGACCCGCCGGTGGCCGACTTCAACGATCCGCTCGACGTCAAGGTCGTGGTTCTGGACGATATCTGCCGCCAGCAGCAGGTCGATGACGACTGCTTCGAGCGCTTCGAGGATGTGCCCGAGCGCGCGGTGACGCTGACCATCCCGCGCCTGCTGCGCGCCGGAAGGCTCTTCTGCGTGGTGCCCGGCAGCGCCAAGCGCGCCGCAGTCGAAGCGACCCTGCGCGGTCCTGTCACAACCGATTGCCCGGCAAGCATCTTGCGCCAGCACCCCGATTGCACGCTTTACCTGGATGCGGAGTCCGATCCTGATGCCTGA
- a CDS encoding sugar isomerase domain-containing protein, translated as MPETKTIDADALCAAYFGETQAIMQRILGEERDGLDRAAARLADQIAADRLVYIFGPGGHSNLASQEVFFRAGGLMHVSAILDEGTLLSNGALRSMAIERTPGYGKVVITDQRLGEGDLLILVNAYGINAALIDAALEAKRRGVFVIGVSSREHASNTSPDHPARHPTKHNLHEIVDIAIDTKVPIGDAVVRVPGMSQDIAAISTFANAFALNCLVIRTVAKLVERGIEPPVWRSGNAPGGDEANGRFIARFHDRVRAL; from the coding sequence ATGCCTGAGACCAAGACCATCGACGCAGATGCGCTCTGCGCCGCCTATTTCGGGGAAACCCAAGCGATCATGCAGCGCATCCTGGGCGAGGAGCGTGATGGGCTCGACCGCGCCGCTGCGCGCCTTGCCGACCAGATCGCCGCCGACCGGCTGGTCTACATCTTCGGGCCCGGCGGGCACTCGAACCTGGCCTCCCAGGAAGTCTTCTTCCGAGCCGGCGGGCTGATGCATGTAAGCGCGATCCTGGACGAGGGCACGCTGCTCTCGAACGGGGCCCTGCGCTCGATGGCCATCGAGCGCACGCCCGGCTACGGCAAGGTCGTCATTACCGACCAGCGGCTGGGCGAGGGCGACCTCCTCATTCTCGTCAACGCCTACGGCATCAACGCGGCGTTGATCGACGCCGCGCTCGAGGCCAAGCGTCGCGGTGTCTTCGTCATCGGCGTCAGTTCGCGCGAGCACGCCTCCAACACCTCGCCCGACCACCCGGCGCGCCATCCGACCAAGCACAACCTCCACGAAATCGTGGATATCGCCATCGACACCAAGGTGCCGATCGGCGATGCGGTGGTGCGCGTGCCGGGCATGAGCCAGGACATCGCCGCCATCTCGACTTTCGCCAACGCCTTCGCGCTCAACTGCCTGGTGATCCGCACCGTGGCCAAGCTCGTCGAACGCGGCATCGAGCCGCCCGTCTGGCGCAGCGGCAATGCGCCGGGCGGCGACGAAGCCAACGGGCGGTTCATCGCGCGCTTCCATGATCGGGTTCGCGCGCTGTGA
- a CDS encoding N-acetylglucosamine-6-phosphate deacetylase has product MTNSLAITGRDPATGNGLRVTIADGLFVAVEATAEVGEAWLAPGLVDLQINGYGGLDLNLGEITDELMLDLCRRMAGIGVTTFLPTLITASEASIVSALRAIAAARAALPIVRHMVPGVHVEGPSISPVDGPRGAHPLEHVRAPSLAEFERWQAASGNLVSMVTLSPEYAEAPAYIAALAGQGVHVAIGHTAASPDEVHAAADAGAVLSTHLGNGAASTLPRHPNFIWAQLADDRLTASFIADGHHLPADTFKAMLRAKSLDRAVLVSDTVALAGMPAGIYEQVIGGTVEVSDEGRIGIAGTPYLAGAGLPLCANVAIAADMADLSLADALRLATSNPGRFAANRGRLEVGAPADLITFDWQPGARRLGIRDVWVAGERIVSA; this is encoded by the coding sequence GTGACGAACTCGCTCGCCATAACCGGGCGCGACCCGGCCACCGGCAACGGCCTCAGGGTCACGATCGCCGACGGCCTCTTCGTCGCGGTCGAGGCCACGGCGGAGGTCGGCGAGGCCTGGCTGGCGCCGGGCCTGGTCGACCTGCAGATCAACGGTTATGGCGGGCTCGATCTCAATCTGGGCGAGATCACTGACGAGCTGATGCTCGACCTCTGCCGGCGCATGGCCGGCATCGGGGTCACCACGTTTCTCCCCACACTCATAACGGCCTCGGAGGCATCGATAGTCTCTGCGCTCCGGGCCATTGCCGCGGCACGTGCAGCCCTCCCAATCGTCAGGCACATGGTGCCCGGCGTGCACGTCGAGGGGCCGTCGATCTCTCCCGTCGATGGTCCCCGCGGCGCCCATCCCCTCGAGCACGTGCGCGCGCCTTCCCTGGCCGAGTTCGAGCGCTGGCAGGCGGCCAGCGGCAATCTCGTGTCCATGGTGACGCTCTCGCCCGAATATGCCGAGGCACCAGCCTATATCGCGGCGCTGGCAGGGCAGGGCGTCCATGTCGCCATCGGCCACACGGCGGCTTCGCCTGACGAGGTCCATGCTGCCGCAGACGCCGGCGCGGTGCTCTCGACCCATCTGGGCAATGGCGCGGCTTCGACCTTGCCCCGCCACCCCAATTTCATCTGGGCCCAGCTCGCAGACGACCGGCTGACGGCCAGCTTCATCGCCGACGGCCATCACCTGCCGGCCGACACTTTCAAGGCCATGCTGCGCGCCAAATCGCTCGACCGCGCCGTACTGGTTTCCGATACCGTGGCCCTGGCGGGTATGCCGGCAGGCATCTATGAGCAGGTCATCGGTGGCACGGTCGAGGTTTCGGACGAGGGCCGGATCGGCATCGCGGGCACGCCTTATCTCGCCGGCGCCGGCCTGCCGCTGTGCGCCAACGTGGCGATCGCCGCCGACATGGCCGACCTGTCGCTGGCTGACGCCCTGCGCCTTGCTACCAGCAATCCCGGGCGGTTTGCCGCCAATCGCGGGCGGCTCGAGGTCGGCGCGCCGGCCGACCTGATCACGTTCGACTGGCAGCCGGGAGCGCGGCGGCTTGGTATTAGGGATGTCTGGGTTGCAGGCGAAAGGATCGTGTCGGCATGA
- a CDS encoding alkaline ceramidase, with the protein MIRAGAAIVDITPPAGLLLSGFAARSEPAIGAHDPLTVRAVAVNDTAIVVADVIGLHGEMTARVRRSCSLPDDNVIIAALHNHGGPVSMRGRLSLAADPDYLARLEAACVEAIDRAVANQRPARLFAGLGNDPDVARNRRHAGGTVDPAVPVLRIRDVDGAMIAVVASYACHPVVLGADNRLWTADYPHFVRRDIEAACPGAVALFVTGCTGDANTGHSAHASVSLAANSERTFANSERIGGRIAAAALAAPERELGQEVDASNEEVVLTFERREARSPEELAAEWRNERESAGPARSALLGHWIEWAQTTAREPLRPMVERVTVLNWGGLPIVGLPGEIFAETALHIRAQLPADLPAIIADFAEDNPGYISPASEYSFGGYEVDEAHRYYGQPAGFAAGSAEALAGAAIALLATQGLTK; encoded by the coding sequence ATGATCCGCGCGGGCGCAGCCATCGTCGACATCACCCCGCCGGCAGGGCTGCTGCTTTCCGGCTTCGCGGCGCGTAGCGAACCGGCGATCGGCGCGCACGATCCGCTGACGGTACGGGCCGTGGCGGTCAATGACACGGCCATCGTCGTGGCGGACGTCATCGGCCTGCACGGCGAGATGACCGCGCGGGTGCGCAGGTCTTGCTCGCTTCCGGACGACAACGTCATCATCGCGGCCCTGCACAATCACGGTGGGCCGGTTTCGATGCGGGGAAGGCTCAGCCTCGCCGCCGATCCGGATTACCTGGCGCGCCTGGAAGCGGCTTGCGTCGAGGCCATCGACCGGGCGGTTGCAAACCAGCGTCCGGCTAGGCTTTTCGCCGGATTGGGCAACGATCCCGACGTGGCGCGCAACCGGCGCCATGCCGGCGGAACCGTCGATCCGGCGGTGCCGGTGCTCCGCATTCGCGATGTCGATGGCGCCATGATCGCGGTAGTGGCGTCCTATGCCTGCCACCCGGTGGTGCTGGGTGCGGACAACAGATTGTGGACGGCGGACTACCCGCATTTCGTGCGCCGCGACATCGAGGCGGCCTGTCCGGGGGCGGTTGCGCTGTTCGTGACGGGCTGCACGGGCGACGCCAATACGGGCCATTCCGCGCATGCTTCGGTGAGCCTGGCGGCCAATTCTGAGCGGACTTTTGCCAATTCTGAACGAATCGGCGGCCGCATCGCCGCCGCTGCCCTGGCAGCGCCCGAAAGGGAGCTGGGGCAGGAAGTCGACGCCTCCAACGAGGAGGTCGTGCTGACCTTCGAGCGGCGCGAGGCGAGGAGCCCCGAGGAGCTTGCGGCAGAATGGCGCAACGAACGCGAGAGTGCCGGTCCCGCGCGCTCGGCGCTGCTGGGACACTGGATCGAGTGGGCGCAAACCACGGCACGCGAACCGCTCAGGCCGATGGTGGAACGCGTGACGGTTCTCAACTGGGGCGGCCTGCCGATCGTGGGCCTGCCGGGCGAGATCTTTGCGGAAACCGCGCTCCACATCAGGGCGCAGCTTCCCGCCGATCTCCCCGCGATCATTGCCGATTTCGCCGAGGATAACCCCGGCTACATCTCGCCCGCCTCCGAATACTCGTTCGGCGGCTACGAGGTGGACGAAGCGCATCGCTATTACGGACAGCCGGCCGGTTTCGCCGCCGGCTCCGCCGAAGCACTGGCGGGCGCCGCCATTGCACTATTGGCCACCCAGGGCCTCACCAAGTGA
- a CDS encoding ABC transporter substrate-binding protein, whose product MAKAALLGSVLGAGFFAGLSAASAQTITVWSGYPEMAPFYEHVAEGMKASHPDLTVKVEAIALREHEKRIALGLTSGSAGPLVIELPGSTASRYIENELLPAAPDDVAAFVKDPANFGPFFIDAVSKDGTVYGVPLFRGQGSLFYNTDMFKAAGLTEPPKTMEEYTQYAEKLTQRDANGNPTVSGWSMRLSGGGQGIAEKFWINLFQYGGNVLVQDANGKWKADYANEAGRKALKQYLENVHVAKTVTPEMPADAEAFERGQTAMFIRESWVIGDIAAKAPDLNYATAPLPRGSIALPTNLYVSAEGDDAKVAWEFTEAANSPENLVWLLQNVGWLPNRSGVDYSVVTDKVPAFGAFVNYPEGYEFFTLPAIGPIEEVLTRLAAQLTNAFGNASLANDDAAIDAFLKTAADETNQILAREDLLAQ is encoded by the coding sequence TTGGCCAAGGCCGCTCTGCTGGGCTCCGTGCTCGGCGCCGGGTTCTTTGCCGGTTTGTCCGCAGCCTCCGCGCAGACGATCACCGTCTGGAGCGGCTATCCGGAAATGGCGCCGTTCTACGAGCACGTCGCCGAGGGCATGAAGGCCAGCCACCCTGACCTCACGGTCAAGGTCGAAGCCATTGCCCTGCGCGAGCACGAAAAGCGCATCGCCCTGGGCCTGACCTCGGGTTCGGCCGGTCCGCTCGTCATCGAGCTGCCGGGTTCCACCGCCAGCCGCTACATCGAGAACGAGCTGCTGCCGGCCGCGCCCGATGACGTGGCGGCGTTCGTCAAGGACCCGGCCAATTTCGGCCCGTTCTTCATCGATGCGGTCAGCAAGGACGGCACCGTCTACGGCGTGCCGCTGTTCCGCGGGCAGGGCTCGCTGTTCTATAACACCGACATGTTCAAGGCGGCCGGCCTGACCGAGCCCCCCAAGACCATGGAAGAGTACACCCAGTACGCCGAAAAGCTCACCCAGCGTGACGCCAACGGCAACCCGACCGTCTCGGGCTGGTCCATGCGCCTTTCGGGCGGCGGCCAGGGCATTGCCGAGAAATTCTGGATCAACCTCTTCCAGTACGGCGGCAACGTGCTGGTGCAGGACGCCAACGGCAAGTGGAAGGCCGACTACGCCAACGAGGCGGGCCGCAAGGCGCTCAAGCAGTATCTTGAGAACGTCCACGTCGCCAAGACCGTGACCCCGGAAATGCCGGCGGACGCGGAGGCCTTCGAGCGCGGCCAGACGGCCATGTTCATCCGTGAATCCTGGGTGATCGGCGATATCGCCGCCAAGGCCCCGGACCTCAACTACGCCACCGCCCCGCTGCCGCGCGGCTCGATCGCGCTGCCGACCAACCTTTACGTCTCGGCGGAAGGCGACGACGCCAAGGTTGCCTGGGAGTTCACCGAGGCTGCCAACTCGCCGGAAAACCTGGTCTGGCTGCTCCAGAACGTCGGCTGGCTTCCGAACCGCTCGGGCGTCGACTATTCGGTGGTGACCGACAAGGTTCCGGCCTTCGGCGCCTTCGTCAACTACCCCGAGGGCTATGAGTTCTTCACGCTCCCGGCCATCGGCCCGATCGAGGAAGTGCTCACCCGCCTCGCCGCGCAGCTGACGAACGCCTTCGGCAACGCCTCGCTGGCCAACGACGATGCGGCCATCGACGCCTTCCTCAAGACGGCGGCCGACGAGACCAACCAGATCCTCGCTCGCGAAGATCTGCTGGCGCAGTAA
- a CDS encoding carbohydrate ABC transporter permease has protein sequence MLTRKRWIFAMLAILPTLAIFAWVRMYPIADTLRLSLHKWDILSKKKPFIGLANFQELMGDRLFQEALLNTTIIAFGVLIITIPSAMVIAALIFHRTRSRFAGFYETAVFIPHVVSLVPAAMAWKWIFDARLGPLNAFLGLFGIQPQAWLFDPVLSVVCVIVLCSWQALGYAVLIYIVGFKSLPVSLYEAAKLDGASGPQSFWFLSIPMLKPITLYVSVVTLVSGFNVYAQAFVLASDAQGAPGRQVRVLVLDMLENSFRNYRVGYAASEAVVLLAIVLVLTLIQFTLLREKGGRS, from the coding sequence ATGCTGACGCGCAAACGATGGATCTTCGCGATGCTCGCGATCCTGCCGACCCTGGCGATCTTCGCCTGGGTGCGCATGTATCCGATCGCCGACACCCTCAGGCTTAGCCTCCACAAGTGGGACATCCTCTCCAAGAAGAAGCCGTTCATCGGCCTGGCCAATTTCCAGGAGCTGATGGGTGACAGGCTCTTCCAGGAAGCGTTGCTCAACACCACGATCATCGCGTTCGGCGTGCTGATCATCACCATTCCCAGCGCCATGGTCATCGCGGCGCTCATCTTCCACCGCACGCGCTCCCGCTTCGCTGGTTTCTACGAGACGGCGGTGTTCATCCCCCATGTGGTTTCCCTGGTGCCGGCCGCCATGGCCTGGAAGTGGATTTTCGACGCTCGCCTTGGGCCGCTCAACGCCTTCCTCGGCCTCTTCGGCATCCAACCGCAGGCCTGGCTCTTCGATCCCGTGCTCTCGGTGGTCTGCGTCATCGTGCTCTGCTCCTGGCAGGCGCTCGGCTACGCGGTGCTGATCTATATCGTCGGTTTCAAGAGCCTGCCGGTTTCCCTCTACGAAGCTGCAAAGCTCGACGGCGCCTCCGGCCCGCAATCGTTCTGGTTCCTCTCGATCCCGATGCTCAAGCCGATCACGCTCTACGTTTCGGTTGTGACGCTGGTCTCCGGGTTCAACGTTTACGCCCAGGCCTTCGTGCTGGCGTCGGACGCCCAGGGCGCACCGGGCCGCCAGGTGCGCGTGCTGGTGCTCGACATGCTCGAGAACAGCTTCCGCAACTACCGCGTCGGCTACGCCGCTTCCGAGGCCGTGGTGCTGCTGGCCATCGTGCTGGTGCTCACACTCATTCAATTCACCCTGCTGCGTGAGAAGGGGGGCCGGTCATGA
- a CDS encoding carbohydrate ABC transporter permease produces MSEAVSEIVAETNEGARLRFKKRAVDRLIDLVLLVFSILMILPLVFLVSNAFKTPAEMLAWPPTIIPADPTLDNFKSVLGETPLLRWIANSLLFAGLSTLAILATSAIAGYILGKFRYRTLNVIFALFLATAVVPFEVYMIPLYFQAQSLGILNTTWGLLLGYLVMSFGIFLIRQNVIHSIPDELLEAARIDGAGELWIFWRIVLPLLRGALGALGVLAFFQAWTAFAWPMIVTTTRESYTIEVGLALFQTGFTVDLGRLSAASAAVLVPSVTLFILLRRNFVQGIASTGLKE; encoded by the coding sequence ATGAGCGAGGCGGTCAGCGAGATTGTAGCCGAGACCAACGAAGGGGCCCGCCTGCGCTTCAAGAAGCGTGCGGTGGATCGCCTGATCGACCTGGTTCTGCTGGTGTTTTCGATCCTGATGATCCTGCCGCTGGTGTTCCTCGTCTCCAACGCCTTCAAGACGCCGGCGGAGATGCTGGCCTGGCCGCCGACGATCATCCCCGCCGATCCCACGCTCGACAATTTCAAATCGGTGCTGGGCGAGACGCCGCTGCTGCGCTGGATCGCCAACAGCCTGCTGTTCGCCGGGCTCTCGACACTCGCCATCCTCGCGACCTCGGCGATCGCCGGCTACATCCTGGGCAAGTTCCGCTATCGTACGCTCAACGTGATCTTCGCGCTCTTCCTCGCCACCGCCGTGGTGCCGTTCGAAGTCTACATGATCCCGCTCTATTTCCAGGCGCAGAGCCTAGGCATCCTCAACACCACCTGGGGCCTGCTGCTGGGCTACCTGGTCATGAGCTTCGGCATCTTCCTCATCCGCCAGAACGTCATCCACTCCATTCCCGACGAGTTGCTCGAGGCCGCGCGGATCGACGGCGCCGGGGAACTCTGGATCTTCTGGCGCATCGTGCTGCCGCTGCTGCGTGGCGCGCTCGGCGCCCTGGGCGTCCTGGCCTTCTTCCAGGCCTGGACCGCCTTCGCCTGGCCGATGATCGTCACCACGACGCGCGAAAGCTATACGATCGAGGTCGGGCTCGCGCTCTTCCAGACCGGCTTCACCGTCGACCTCGGTCGCCTCAGCGCGGCCTCGGCCGCGGTGCTGGTGCCCTCGGTGACGCTCTTTATCCTGCTGCGCCGCAACTTCGTCCAAGGCATCGCCTCCACGGGGCTCAAGGAGTGA
- a CDS encoding ABC transporter ATP-binding protein, with amino-acid sequence MASVQIQDVRKAYGPVQTIKGVSVEVPDGSFVVLVGPSGCGKSTLLRMIAGLEEISGGTIRIGGKVINDVEPKNRDIAMVFQNYALYPHMTIAENMAFSLRLAKRPKSEIDTRVAEAARILGLSDYLERFPKQLSGGQRQRVAMGRAIVRNPQVFLFDEPLSNLDAKLRVQMRTELKELHARLKTTTVYVTHDQIEAMTMADRIVVMRDGIVEQVGAPLELYDHPANLFVASFIGSPSMNFINGTVADDRAGVCIEGGVTLPLPEGITASGAVTYGIRPEHLSVTDEGRGFEIDVTAVEPTGSETFVQGTLGGQKIAALLRERVAVQLGQKLRLELAAKNAHLFDPASGQRIG; translated from the coding sequence ATGGCGTCTGTTCAAATCCAGGATGTCCGCAAGGCTTATGGCCCGGTCCAGACCATCAAGGGCGTCTCGGTCGAGGTTCCCGACGGCTCGTTCGTCGTCCTCGTCGGTCCCTCGGGCTGCGGCAAGTCCACGCTGCTGCGCATGATCGCCGGGCTCGAGGAGATCAGCGGCGGCACGATCCGCATCGGGGGCAAGGTCATCAACGATGTCGAGCCCAAGAACCGCGACATAGCCATGGTGTTCCAGAACTACGCGCTCTATCCGCACATGACGATTGCCGAGAACATGGCGTTCTCGCTGCGCCTCGCCAAGCGCCCGAAGTCCGAGATCGATACGCGCGTGGCCGAGGCGGCCCGCATCCTGGGATTGTCGGACTATCTCGAGCGCTTCCCCAAGCAGCTTTCGGGTGGGCAGCGCCAGCGCGTGGCCATGGGCCGCGCTATCGTGCGCAATCCGCAGGTGTTCCTGTTCGATGAGCCGCTTTCCAACCTCGATGCCAAGCTGCGCGTGCAGATGCGGACCGAGCTGAAGGAGCTGCACGCCCGGCTCAAGACCACCACCGTCTACGTGACCCACGACCAGATCGAGGCCATGACCATGGCCGACAGGATCGTGGTGATGCGCGACGGCATCGTCGAGCAGGTCGGGGCGCCGCTCGAACTCTACGATCATCCGGCCAATCTCTTCGTGGCCAGCTTCATCGGTTCGCCCTCGATGAATTTCATCAACGGCACCGTGGCCGACGATCGCGCCGGGGTATGCATCGAGGGCGGCGTGACGCTGCCGCTGCCCGAGGGCATCACCGCTTCGGGCGCCGTGACCTATGGCATTCGCCCCGAGCACCTGAGCGTCACCGACGAGGGCCGGGGCTTTGAGATCGACGTCACGGCGGTGGAGCCCACCGGATCGGAGACCTTCGTACAGGGCACGCTTGGAGGCCAGAAGATCGCCGCGCTCCTGCGCGAACGCGTGGCAGTCCAGCTCGGCCAGAAACTGCGGCTCGAACTGGCGGCCAAGAACGCCCACCTCTTCGATCCCGCAAGCGGCCAGCGTATCGGCTGA
- a CDS encoding mannitol dehydrogenase family protein, with the protein MSLRLSAETLGQLPPSVERPRYDRAAVTPGIVHLGVGAFHRAHQAAFIEQCLAAGQLQWGITGASLRSPDTRDALAPQDGLYALAVRDGDEERLQVIGALGRIIVAPEEPQALLEALAAPQTRIVTLTVTEKAYLRTASGGLDLSHPDIVADLADRARPRTMHGFIIEALIRRRAAGLAAFTVLSCDNLPANGETVRRVLGDFAGAIDSELGRLVREELACPSSMVDRIVPATTDADRARISASLKLEDAWPIVTEPFRQWVVEDHFPMGRPDWEQFGVTMVDDVTPYEDMKLRLLNGSHSAIAYLGQLLGLETVAEAFADAGIRRFVDGLWLQSASTLAPGLDAKQYTARLAERFANTALKHRTAQIANDGSQKLPQRIVAPALERLERGEGVAHLACVVAAWIEALDARKGATFADPLDEAIAAPARAGDVASIFEIAGFGAGSPHREALIAAVAVRLAALRSEGAAAALAALNKEIAP; encoded by the coding sequence ATGAGCCTGCGTCTTTCGGCCGAGACCCTCGGCCAGTTGCCGCCCTCGGTGGAGCGGCCCCGCTATGATCGCGCGGCGGTGACGCCGGGCATCGTGCATCTGGGCGTCGGCGCGTTCCATCGCGCCCACCAGGCGGCGTTCATCGAGCAGTGCCTGGCCGCCGGTCAGCTCCAATGGGGCATCACCGGCGCGTCCCTCCGCAGCCCCGACACGCGCGATGCTCTCGCCCCGCAGGACGGGCTCTATGCGCTCGCCGTGCGCGACGGGGACGAGGAGCGGCTCCAGGTCATCGGTGCGCTCGGCCGGATCATCGTGGCGCCGGAAGAGCCGCAGGCGCTGCTCGAGGCCCTGGCCGCGCCGCAGACGCGGATCGTGACGCTCACGGTGACGGAAAAGGCCTATCTGCGCACGGCGTCGGGCGGGCTTGATCTGAGCCATCCCGATATCGTCGCGGACCTCGCCGACCGCGCCCGACCGCGAACCATGCATGGCTTCATCATCGAGGCGCTGATCCGCCGCCGGGCTGCCGGCCTCGCGGCATTCACGGTGCTCTCCTGCGACAACCTTCCCGCCAACGGCGAGACCGTGCGGCGCGTGCTGGGCGATTTCGCCGGGGCTATCGACTCCGAGCTTGGGCGGCTCGTCCGCGAGGAACTGGCCTGCCCCTCCAGCATGGTGGACCGCATCGTGCCGGCGACGACCGATGCCGACCGCGCGCGGATTTCGGCCAGCCTCAAGCTCGAAGATGCCTGGCCGATCGTCACGGAGCCGTTCCGGCAATGGGTGGTCGAAGACCATTTCCCGATGGGCCGTCCGGACTGGGAGCAGTTCGGCGTCACCATGGTTGACGATGTGACCCCATACGAGGACATGAAGCTGCGGCTTCTCAACGGCTCCCACTCGGCCATCGCCTATCTCGGGCAATTGCTGGGGCTCGAGACGGTCGCCGAGGCCTTCGCCGATGCCGGTATCCGCCGCTTCGTCGACGGCCTCTGGCTTCAGTCTGCCTCCACGCTCGCGCCCGGGCTCGATGCCAAGCAATACACCGCCCGGCTTGCCGAGCGCTTCGCCAATACGGCCCTGAAACACCGGACGGCCCAGATTGCCAATGACGGCTCCCAGAAGCTGCCGCAGCGCATCGTCGCGCCGGCACTGGAGCGTCTGGAGCGGGGCGAGGGCGTTGCGCACCTCGCGTGCGTCGTTGCCGCCTGGATCGAAGCGCTCGATGCGCGCAAGGGCGCTACCTTTGCCGATCCGCTCGATGAGGCTATCGCCGCGCCTGCGAGGGCGGGGGATGTCGCCTCGATCTTCGAGATCGCCGGCTTTGGCGCCGGCTCCCCTCATCGAGAGGCGCTGATTGCGGCGGTTGCCGTCCGGCTTGCCGCCCTTCGTTCCGAGGGCGCCGCCGCGGCCCTCGCCGCACTCAACAAGGAAATTGCACCATGA